AGAATCATAGCCTGAATCTTATTTCTTAACTGGAgatttactttattattttaaggtGCCAGAGTTACTTTGTCTTGTTTTGTCAGGAATAgagaaaaattatataagttAGGAATTAGTAGGTTCTATTGAGAAATTAGtgacaataaataattaggcTGATATGGCATTGAAAGTTTCAAGTATCAAAGATGttcattattattctcaGGTTTTTATGCCTGAATTTTATGTAATggataaaaaatttagagtAATCAATAATTGGTTATAAATGGCttaagaaatgattaatGACACTCcaagattaaaaaatttaatcatggTTCAGAAATTGAAGCCTTTCCTAGACTatgttgattaaatttagctttaagaattaaagacttcttaatcataataatagtaataataataataatattcaacaataacttaacaataataatcataaacataataacaattataatagtaatagcaataacaataacaataaatttcaaacaccaaaaaaaaaatgtttaaatctataaataaattaaaaataaaaagttagGAAGAATCCTAACCAATTGTTGATTAAGAAAGTGTTTCAATAAAACATTCTAAAAGAGTGAAATAGGTTTCAAAGTTGATGAGAGATGATAATATTGCATTTTACGATGCTAATGTACCCTTAGGAAAAGCTTTCAAATAAAGTCCTAATGAAATTTAGACATAGGATCCTGTAATTTAATcgataaaaaaaaataataataaaagatgctataaaaaaggattaaatagaaaagtGTTACCAAATTTAGAAGTGGAAATAAACAATCCCAATTTTTTAGAGTGGATAAAAATGTAATCATAAGAACTATTGAATCTTTATAGTCAAGAAGAAATCTACTGTATTTGTAGACAAGGAGGTGAATCAGCAATCTCAGAtctttaaatcattaaaagtttaaacgaaaataatgtttaattatttcattaataatgtttaaaataataataacaagttaaatatatgattttttGTGATATTTGCGAAGAATGGTATCATTATGAATGTATGGGAATAAAAAAACTGAAAGAATAAAGttaagataaatatatttgcagaagtatataataatatttatgtagtttgtttgatgaaatttaatatgccatttttaattctaaatgagAATCTGTGGGATTAATATATAGATTCTTCATCAGAACTTCATGatagttattaaaaataaaagcaaGGACTAGAAAAAAACATACTGCCTAATTCAGGAGAATACATATACTCTCAATTATAGTTACCAACGGTGGATGAGTTCAAAGATTTTCTGAAAATTGGAAAAAGTTTACCAGCATAACTTGTTGAGCTTGAAATTTTGGAACTTCTTGAGTAAAAGTTAGATTAATGGTTAGTATCTTATACTAATTTGAAAAACTATTCTTTTCCTTAATTATTAGCATTATATGCAGAAGGTGAATGGCTACCAATAAACTTGCCTTAATAAAAGAttcttttatcaattatttgcCAAAAGGAATTTTTATGCACTGCAAATGAACTATTGTAAAGTAGAGCAACTTTTAAgacaaaataattgaaaaagcCATAAATGGATAAAACGGAATAGCTATATGCCTATATTAAAGAACAATAAcctgaattattataagaaagtGATCATTAAGTTATTAAGACTATATAAATGCTAAGAGTTTAATAAGacctaaataattaattttaatcataattaaaataacaataaacaTTGGagtaatatgattaattggcaattcaatatgaaaaagaaatcaaactctaaatttagaaaactgaaatcaaattttctttaccaaaattaaatgaattacgATAGTAGATTACAAAGATTCAGTAGTGGAACGCAGAAATACTTGCTATTTTTAAGGATGTTGACGATATTTATACATCCAAtgtaaatctaaatatttattaaatagttaagttaataattttatgatagcAAACCTAATTTTTCTGATATTTAAgtgaaattaaaagaatatgaaATGATAACTCTCAAAATTCCAAATCTGTACTATGAATTTCTCAAAACCCTTCAATCAAAAGCTgaagatataattattaagatagaTTCAAATGTATGTTAATTGtcatttgatgaataatttgacTTATGTAGAACAGCatactaattaaaatgtaaaatccCTTAATTCAAGGATCTTGCTAATAAGTAAccatcatatttaaaattagtgTAAGTAAGGATGTTCAGATGAGAATTCTTTAATGGCTTCCATATATCAAAGCaagattatattgatttttagttgttaattttaaaatgattataattttatcacttgaatttgaataaaaattaattgctgAAGTAATTTAGTGAGTTAAATTCATGTTTTAcaaattcataaatcaaacaaaaaCTTTAAACGCGCCtctattcttaaaaaataaataaacgaAATCTGAATAAACAAGAACAGCTAATGTTCCTCCAAAAATGGTCGTTGAGCACCACCAACCAGCATGAAATACTCTACAATACCAACTTATCACATAAAGACCTCTATAAACTCCTAAACATAAGACATAGTATCCTGCTAAATTTTCCACGTCTTAAATTTTCTacattaaattcatttgtgGTAAAATTGCTAATGCTTCTAGCcaaatagaaaatgattaGCATATCTAAGACAAGGATGTGCCTGTATGGAAAATTAAAGTGAGGAGACAAGCTGCAGGATAAATATATACAAAGAATTAGGATTAATCCTAATCTTTTTGATAAGTCTAATGTATTAGTTAATATAATACCAAACAAAAAggcttttaaaatttaatcgtataaattaaaaggacTGTCAAAgttaagtaaaataatctaaGCACATAATCTATTGTCTCAAAATGTATATTCAGATCACAAAATCTTGTTAAAAATACTAACAAATATATCTCTTGGGTTTTATATGATATCCCTAAGCAACTTCGAgttttcttgattttataataaagcaACACAAAAGACAGAAAGTGGATAAGCTCTgctaaaattagaaatttgttcatattctaataaataataaatttaaataatatttacattaataacTTTCATAAATAGCTTTGTGGAATGTAGTTATAAAAGTAGcatcttcatttttttgcttattttagtttctattttataaatcgTTACTAAAAGATTGATACATGATTTATACTTTTAAACCAAGTAAGTTTCTGCTTAAAgaacttatttatatttatcaaataaatcattgaTAGATTGCTTGGTCATTATTTGGAGgctcttaaaataataattataattctataaattttctatattcatttctatggggaattaaatattttggtGCTATGCTGAATAAGAGGGTGATGAATAAAATCGAAcgtatgaaaataaaaatttgaacaTTAAAGCAGTTGTCCAAGAGGATGTGTCTCtgtaaaattaagaaaaaaaaaaatacatatttTTTTAGTAAGAATCAAATCAAGcataaatataatctaataatttagatagtCAATGTGCTTTTTGCATATCctatttaaaatcaactgataataaattaaaaaagtaataaaaaaattgtaataacaATTAACATCCTATGCATCATGAGGATTTTAAGGAATTACACTATTAGTTGGAACCTTTAGTTTAAATTCACAATGATTCGATTTCAAAAATTGTATCTACATGGTTTCAATTAGCTATTGCTTTACCAAAATTTGTGAAATCTCATGAAATTACATAAGAGATTAGTGATAATGAAGATCTTCAAACCTTAATTTGCTTGAAATGGGGTGTTGTagacttttttaaattagcaGTTTTGAATATACCAAAAGATAAAATCATAAGAGAAtgttttgaaatttttaaaaggaTCCTTCATTATTGCCTTTTCTTCAATGAAATATTCcttgaaaattattcataaacaGATTACT
This window of the Paramecium tetraurelia macronuclear, complete genome genome carries:
- a CDS encoding ER retention receptor: MNKFLILAELIHFLSFVLLYYKIKKTRSCLGISYKTQEIYLLVFLTRFCDLNIHFETIDYVLRLFYLTLTVLLIYTIKFQKPFCLTYQKDQDQSQFFVYIYPAACLLTLIFHTGTSLSQICQSFSIWLEALAILPQMNLMQKIQDVENLAGYYVLCLGVYRGLYVISWYCRVFHAGWWCSTTIFGGTLAVLVYSDFVYLFFKNRGAFKVFV